One Buteo buteo chromosome 5, bButBut1.hap1.1, whole genome shotgun sequence DNA window includes the following coding sequences:
- the LOC142031464 gene encoding uncharacterized protein LOC142031464 isoform X3, producing the protein MLERFERCWKIIFKVFAESGEASSESTAVRCAHKRGSASTRDVARTGEEGGGVLRKMLLATSMVKHWNRFQGGCGSLLLGEFQNLTGIPSWIFLYWCSHMLHAVKALENK; encoded by the exons ATGCTCGAGAGGTTTGAACGATGctggaagattatttttaaggtgTTCGCAGAAAGCGGGGAAGCTTCCAGCGAAAGCACCGCCGTTCGCTGCGCGCATAAGCGCGGCAGCGCATCGACACGGGACGTAGCCAGGACAGGAGAGGAAGGTGGAGGAGTGCTGC gaaaaatgCTCCTTGCCACAAGCATGgttaagcactggaacaggttccagggaggctgtggaagTCTCCTCCTTGGAGAATTTCAGAACTTGACAGG AATCCCATCATGGATCTTTCTGTATTGGTGTTCACATATGCTGCATG
- the LOC142031464 gene encoding transcription factor 15-like isoform X1, which translates to MKAAGGAAAGAGGGRRRRRGGGGGGGGGGGGGGGRRAAANARERDRTHSVNTAFGALRRLIPTRPADRRLSKVETLRLAASYISHLANVLLLQQRRQAEGTAPAQPCPPPCPPPGAGAPRPICTFCLSDQRQRHREGEKPLSGPASSGHRVS; encoded by the exons ATGAAGGCcgccgggggggcggcggcgggagcgggcggcgggcggcggcggcgacggggaggcggcggcggtgggggaggaggaggaggaggaggaggaggccggcgggcggcggcgaaCGCCCGGGAGCGGGACCGCACTCACAGCGTCAACACGGCCTTCGGCGCCCTCCGCCGGCTCATCCCCACCCGGCCGGCCGACCGCCGGCTCTCCAAGGTGGAGACGCTGCGCCTGGCCGCCAGCTACATCTCGCACCTGGCCaacgtgctgctgctgcagcagcggCGGCAGGCCGAGGGAACggcccctgcccagccctgcccgccgccctgcccgccgccgggcGCCGGCGCCCCGCGGCCCATCTGCACCTTCTGCCTCAGCGACCAGCGGCAGCGG CACCGAGAAGGAGAGAAACCGCTGTCCGGTCCGGCCTCGAGCGGACACCGAGTCAGCTGA